Genomic DNA from Thermosipho ferrireducens:
GCTTCATATAAATTCATACCAAGAACATCGTAGGCATAATTCAACCACTCCACAGATGTCATTGGTTCAAGCCCCAGAGTTCTTGCAACAGCACATCTTTCAGAGTCTATTTTTTCAAGTACTTTCGCAATTGATGGTGTTATACCCTCAAGATAAAACTCAAACTTTCCAAATGTGCTTTCCACTCTTCCAGCATTCAATATCAATGTAGCAGGATGGAATACTGCTCCAATATTGTTAAAGCTTGTGTATAACGTAGACTCAACCACCTGCATTTCAGGTATTACTTCCTCTACAACGTCTTTTAATTCATTGTTTTTTCTCGCAGGAAGCGCCGAAACAGGAACGGCATTCTTTATTTTGAATATATGGGATACACCGGGATTTGATGTACGAGAAGCAAATAAAAAAGTTTGTGCTTCAGCAACAATTATTTCTTTCTTCATTCCCTCTCTTTTTAAAACCTCCCAGAATTCCAGTGCGCCAAAAGTTCTTCCAGGATTTAAAATAAAAATCTGCCCATTTTTAACATAAGGTGCCACTTTTTTTGCTATATCAGCATGAGCAAAAGCAGGAACAACTATCATTATCAATTTAGCATTTTCCAGCGCTTTTTCTAAATCAGTAGTGACCTCATCAATAGTCACCGTAGCGTTAATCTGCCCCTCAAGTTTTATTTGCCGTGAAGTTTTAAAAGCAGAAATTCTTCGAAGTGATCTATTATACAAAGTTATGTTATACCCTCTCATCCCCAGAAATCCAGCAAGTGCTAATCCACCGTTGCCGGCTCCAATAACACATATGTTCATCCAATCACCCCCTTTAAATAGTGTCAGTACATTTGCTCTGGATCAACTATATTTTTAGGTTTACCTTTCATAATAAAGTGCTCTATATTCTCAATCAACTCGTCTATTCGCCCTTCCTGTCCCTCTATAGTATATCCCCCAACGTGAGGAGAAATCACCACGTTTTTAAACTTGTGAATTGGATAATTGAACGGTAACACCACACTTTTTTCTTTTCCAGGGTAATTGTACCAAACATCACTTGCGTATCCCGCAAGGATTTTATTTTCAAGAGCTTTATACAAAGCTTTTTCTTCAATCAATTCTCCTCTACCTACATTTATCAAAAACTTATTTTTCATAAGCAATAAAACTTTCTTATTAATAATATGATAAGTCTCCTTTGTAAGAGGCAATGTCACAAAAACCACATGGGCATCTTTTATTGCGCTTTCAATGGAAGTCGTTATCAGATCAAAGTCTTTTATTTCTTTAAAAACTCTTTTGAAGCCTATTATCTTACAACCAAACCCCCGTAAAAGTTTTGCAAGATGCCTCCCGATAGTACCAGTACCAAGAATCGCAACATTTTTATTTTGAAGAGAAAACCATAAGTCTTCTTTTTTAAAACCAACTGCAAAACCATGCCATATTCCTTTTAAAAGATCATTGTGATATTCCACTACCCGTGCAGTCAACGTCAGAGCAAGCGCAAGAGCTCTCTCAGCAACTATTTTCCCATTGCCATGTGAATTCGCAACAAAAACTCCTTTTTTCTTAATCACATCCCAGGGGAGCATGTCAGCCCCTGCCCATGGTACGAATATCGCTTTTAAGTTTTTGGCTATCTCTATTTGCTCCGGTGCCACATATCCTGCCACAATAGCATCAATTTCAGGCAGTACTGTGTTAACTTCCTTTCCTGGTACTACTATCCAGCTTATATTATATTTCTTTCCCAGGTCTTCCATTTTGCTTTTCAAGTAATCATTAATTTTTGTAAGAACTAATATTTTCATTGTCTCCCTCCTCGTGTATAATGTAGTAGAAAAATTTGCAAATCAATCCAACTCTGAGTTATTATATAACTAAAGTAATTCAGTCCTTTCCTGCACATAAGTGCTTAAACTTGATAAATATCATTTACTATGTTAAAATAACACTTAATTACCTGTCAATAAAGGTGATAATGATGTTATGGATATTACTTCCCAGTGTATTGTTTGGAATAGTATTAGGAGCAAATGACGTTGCAAACGTCTTTGGTCCATTAACTGCTAATGGAGTATTAAAATATAAAAAAGCGATAATTTTTTCCAGCATATCCGTAATTTTAGGTGCCCTGCTTCAGGGAAAAGCAGGTACTGCGACTATTGGAACACTTGCTCCATTAAATGACCTTACAGGTTCAATCTCATTACTTACGGCCACAATAGTGGTTACATTTGTTAATTTTTTAAAGATTCCAGTTTCAACTACTCAAGCAATTGTTGGAAGCATCATTGGATCTGCCGTATTTTCATCTATTTCTCTAAACATCGGAAAACTACAAATAATAATTATTTCATGGATATTAACTCCAGCACTTTCATTTATTTTTGGAATACTATTTTCAAAAATTTTCTCTCTTATATTTTCCCATATAAAACACATTGTCACTCAAAATTTTCTTATAAAAATTCTCTCGTGGATTTTTCTACTTTACGGTGCTTATTCCCTGGGTGCCAACAATTTAGGTAACATTGTAGGCGTTTTAAATAAAAAATTTGATTTTTCAATACTTGCTTTAATTGGTGGAATTTCCATATCAATAGGTACTATATTTTTCAGTAAAAGAGCCACCTATAATATTGGAAAAAAGCTTATTGCACTTACTGAATTCACAGCTTTTTTAGTAGTAATAAGTGCAACCATGACTGTCTGGATATATGCGATGATAGGTATTCCAGTAAGTTTTTCGCAGTCTATATTAGGAGCAATGCTTGGGGTTAGTTTTGCAAATGGTATGAAAGCCATAAACAAAAAGGTTATTTCCAAACTTGTTTTTACATGGGTAGGAACACCAACTATAAGTTTTATAATAAGTTTTTTTATGAATTTTCTCATAAATTAAAGTCTTTCCAGACTTATTAACCTGATTCTGTTTCTTCTCTCTCCCATTTCAATAAGTTTTTTTACTTTTTTGACCATCTCTTCATCTTCGTTATCTAAACTTTCTCCTGTTTCAATTTTAGAAAGCAAGCGGTCTATGTCAAAATACGACATACCCAATATTTTTTCGTCTGTAAGACCCGGGATAAGATCAGGAGTAGCTGGTTTTTTAATAATTTTCTCCGGAACTTTCAAAAACTTTGCCATTTCAAAAATCTCCGTTTTGTAAAGGTGTAAAAGTGGCTCTATATCTGTGGCATCATCTCCCCACTTCACGTACAATCCTGTAAGAAATTCTGTTCTATTTGTTGTTCCTATAACAGCGTAATTTCTTCTTTCCGCTTCTTTGTACAAATAAACCATTCTCACTCTATGTTTCGCTCTATAATATGCAA
This window encodes:
- a CDS encoding inorganic phosphate transporter, whose protein sequence is MINIIYYVKITLNYLSIKVIMMLWILLPSVLFGIVLGANDVANVFGPLTANGVLKYKKAIIFSSISVILGALLQGKAGTATIGTLAPLNDLTGSISLLTATIVVTFVNFLKIPVSTTQAIVGSIIGSAVFSSISLNIGKLQIIIISWILTPALSFIFGILFSKIFSLIFSHIKHIVTQNFLIKILSWIFLLYGAYSLGANNLGNIVGVLNKKFDFSILALIGGISISIGTIFFSKRATYNIGKKLIALTEFTAFLVVISATMTVWIYAMIGIPVSFSQSILGAMLGVSFANGMKAINKKVISKLVFTWVGTPTISFIISFFMNFLIN
- a CDS encoding NAD/NADP-dependent octopine/nopaline dehydrogenase family protein, with the protein product MNICVIGAGNGGLALAGFLGMRGYNITLYNRSLRRISAFKTSRQIKLEGQINATVTIDEVTTDLEKALENAKLIMIVVPAFAHADIAKKVAPYVKNGQIFILNPGRTFGALEFWEVLKREGMKKEIIVAEAQTFLFASRTSNPGVSHIFKIKNAVPVSALPARKNNELKDVVEEVIPEMQVVESTLYTSFNNIGAVFHPATLILNAGRVESTFGKFEFYLEGITPSIAKVLEKIDSERCAVARTLGLEPMTSVEWLNYAYDVLGMNLYEAIHNNSGYQGIIAPPSLQNRYIFEDVPMSLVPISSMAKKLGIATPAIDSIIYIASIMMNRDFYREGRTLEKLGIANLTLSQINRLLKEGDLN
- the nadE gene encoding NAD(+) synthase, with protein sequence MESEVKRIVEFIRSRLSEYGFKGAVLGVSGGIDSAVVLALLLKALDRKQIAVFILPERDSSPESTKDAKLVCKHFDVGYTLHPITGILKALGIYKLQPPAYFIPWKVKAKYALKRWEDYAKNKTPYETDVTGSDDQEFLNGLAYYRAKHRVRMVYLYKEAERRNYAVIGTTNRTEFLTGLYVKWGDDATDIEPLLHLYKTEIFEMAKFLKVPEKIIKKPATPDLIPGLTDEKILGMSYFDIDRLLSKIETGESLDNEDEEMVKKVKKLIEMGERRNRIRLISLERL
- a CDS encoding 2-hydroxyacid dehydrogenase translates to MKILVLTKINDYLKSKMEDLGKKYNISWIVVPGKEVNTVLPEIDAIVAGYVAPEQIEIAKNLKAIFVPWAGADMLPWDVIKKKGVFVANSHGNGKIVAERALALALTLTARVVEYHNDLLKGIWHGFAVGFKKEDLWFSLQNKNVAILGTGTIGRHLAKLLRGFGCKIIGFKRVFKEIKDFDLITTSIESAIKDAHVVFVTLPLTKETYHIINKKVLLLMKNKFLINVGRGELIEEKALYKALENKILAGYASDVWYNYPGKEKSVVLPFNYPIHKFKNVVISPHVGGYTIEGQEGRIDELIENIEHFIMKGKPKNIVDPEQMY